The segment TTACATGGTCCGCAGGCATATTTGATCTTCTTTCTCTGGTCCTTTGCTACGGCAGCGACAGGATTTTCAATGAGCGGATCGTTCTCGTCTTCGCCAACCACAAAAACGCCGGCGGGGCATGCCGTTATGCATGCCCCGCAGCCGTTACACAGATCCGTGTCTATGGTGATGAAGAAATCGCCTGAGCCGTCTTTATATCCATAGCTGGCCTTCATCTATTTGCTTCCCTTTTCAGCAAGGGCCTTCCCG is part of the Syntrophorhabdaceae bacterium genome and harbors:
- a CDS encoding 4Fe-4S binding protein, with product MKASYGYKDGSGDFFITIDTDLCNGCGACITACPAGVFVVGEDENDPLIENPVAAVAKDQRKKIKYACGPC